In Oligoflexia bacterium, one DNA window encodes the following:
- a CDS encoding flagellin, translating into MGLRVNTNVASINAQRNLMGTKLSLDKSLEKLSSGYRINRAGDDAAGLAISESLKAQIRGLKQASRNAQDGISLVQVAEGGLNETSSILTRLRELGVQAASDTIGPVERQFLNVEYDQLLSEIQRIADGTEFNQTQLLNGTGAVFDIQVGTRNNPNIDRIVFDASKADSTIAALGVNLTSVADKASAQNSLSALDSAIISVSAMRADFGALQNRLQSTVNNLAVGNENMNAANSRIRDVDVAEETSELTKNNILLQAGTSVLAQANQSNAVALSLLKQSFG; encoded by the coding sequence ATGGGTTTACGAGTTAATACCAACGTAGCCTCCATCAATGCGCAACGCAATTTGATGGGGACCAAGCTGTCATTAGACAAGAGCTTGGAAAAACTCTCTTCGGGTTACCGAATCAATCGTGCAGGTGACGATGCCGCGGGACTTGCGATCTCTGAAAGCTTAAAAGCTCAGATTCGTGGTCTTAAGCAAGCATCACGAAATGCACAAGACGGTATCTCTCTCGTACAAGTGGCAGAGGGCGGATTGAACGAAACATCGTCAATCTTAACTCGTCTTCGTGAGTTGGGCGTACAGGCAGCTTCTGATACTATCGGACCTGTTGAACGTCAATTCTTGAACGTGGAATACGATCAGCTCCTTTCGGAGATTCAGCGTATTGCCGACGGTACGGAATTTAATCAAACACAATTATTAAACGGGACGGGTGCTGTGTTCGACATTCAAGTCGGTACACGCAACAATCCCAATATCGATCGCATCGTCTTTGATGCATCAAAAGCTGATTCTACAATTGCAGCTTTGGGTGTTAATTTGACTTCTGTGGCCGATAAGGCGTCTGCACAAAACAGCTTGAGTGCTCTTGACTCTGCAATCATCAGCGTATCTGCGATGAGAGCTGACTTTGGTGCTCTCCAAAATCGTCTCCAATCAACGGTTAACAACTTAGCAGTCGGCAATGAAAATATGAATGCTGCTAATAGCCGAATCAGAGACGTGGATGTAGCTGAAGAGACGTCTGAACTGACTAAGAACAATATCCTGTTGCAAGCAGGCACTAGCGTGCTCGCACAGGCGAATCAATCCAATGCGGTGGCCCTTAGCCTCTTGAAGCAATCATTTGGCTGA
- a CDS encoding flagellin, producing the protein MGLRISTNVASINAQRNLGNAQYALQNSQARLASGFRINKAADDAAGLAISENLKAQIRGMRQASRNANDGISLVQTAEGGLQEISNILIRFRELAIQASSDTIGDKERGFLDVEYQQLKSELQRIAEVTRFNGRDLLNGTGGLFSIQVGVYNDDFKDRITFNASAADATLEAFGLTAQSLATKEQAQMSIATADDAIVSVNGIRANFGAMQNRLQSTVNNIGVSDENLSAANSRVRDTDVALETSEMTRNNILLQAGVSVLSQANAVQNVALKLLQ; encoded by the coding sequence ATGGGTTTAAGAATTTCGACTAACGTTGCTTCTATCAATGCGCAACGAAATCTGGGCAATGCTCAGTATGCTCTTCAAAATTCGCAAGCAAGGCTCGCATCAGGCTTTCGTATTAATAAAGCCGCAGACGATGCTGCAGGACTCGCGATTTCGGAGAACTTAAAAGCGCAAATCAGAGGTATGAGGCAAGCGTCACGAAACGCCAATGACGGAATTAGTCTTGTGCAAACAGCAGAGGGTGGACTTCAGGAGATTAGTAATATCCTGATCCGATTTAGAGAATTGGCCATCCAAGCTTCATCAGACACCATTGGAGATAAAGAGCGTGGGTTTTTGGATGTTGAATACCAACAACTCAAGTCAGAGTTACAGAGGATTGCAGAGGTTACACGTTTTAACGGACGCGATCTTCTAAACGGAACTGGCGGGCTCTTTTCAATTCAAGTTGGAGTCTATAACGATGATTTTAAAGACCGCATTACTTTTAATGCGTCTGCTGCTGATGCGACTCTTGAAGCGTTTGGGCTTACAGCTCAATCTTTGGCTACAAAAGAGCAAGCACAGATGTCAATCGCAACAGCTGATGATGCGATTGTTTCTGTCAACGGGATTCGCGCTAACTTCGGCGCTATGCAGAACAGGCTTCAGTCAACCGTCAACAACATTGGCGTGAGCGATGAAAACTTATCTGCAGCGAATTCGCGAGTTCGTGACACTGACGTAGCTTTAGAGACTTCAGAGATGACGAGAAATAATATTCTCCTCCAAGCTGGTGTCTCAGTGCTGAGTCAAGCTAATGCAGTTCAGAACGTGGCTTTGAAACTGTTGCAGTAA
- a CDS encoding lipopolysaccharide core heptose(II) kinase RfaY — MAFEELGPTFVKFGQLLATRPNLIPADFVEEFKKFHDQVAAVPFEEIRKIIEEDFGKQPEKVFAVIDPNPLAAASIAQVHSAKLVTGENVVIKVQRPGIVETIKNDLGVLYTMAALIEQYIPESRPFNPQSLVDEFFKTLELETNFVVEANNIRRIGQNFKDDLVIKIPAIFSDHCTPRILVMEQLNGVRLSDHKQLQESEINREQIVASGLKAFFKMVFRDGIFHGDLHAGNLFILPDNKIGLVDFGVVGRVSQKTKDSVANMLIALATENYELLTYEYIDLAPYNHEVNFDQFTREVRDLIAPYHGMTFKNVNFGKLLMDSTSIAAKHNIVMPSELMLFFKAIVTVEGMGRTIIKDFDLLSYAMEFAQEIIKAKYDPQRIMKDLTTVARDSTSLLYTLPRQLKQLMRKLNSNDFAIDINLAQIEDLKRSVETNGTLTYLGLVIGSLVIASTMALNMGKGPQFYEIPILSILGYFSAFFLGIVAFYNHIKK; from the coding sequence ATGGCCTTTGAAGAACTGGGCCCCACCTTTGTAAAATTCGGTCAACTACTAGCTACACGTCCAAATCTTATTCCTGCTGATTTCGTCGAAGAGTTTAAAAAATTTCATGATCAAGTTGCAGCCGTTCCTTTTGAAGAAATTCGAAAAATCATTGAAGAAGATTTCGGCAAACAACCAGAAAAAGTATTCGCTGTTATTGATCCAAACCCACTAGCTGCCGCAAGTATTGCCCAAGTGCATTCAGCAAAACTTGTTACAGGTGAAAATGTCGTCATCAAAGTTCAAAGACCCGGCATTGTTGAAACAATTAAGAATGATCTTGGCGTTTTGTACACCATGGCAGCACTTATCGAACAATACATACCTGAATCTCGGCCGTTTAATCCGCAATCATTAGTTGATGAGTTTTTTAAAACGTTAGAACTGGAAACAAACTTCGTTGTTGAAGCAAATAACATCCGACGTATCGGCCAGAATTTTAAAGACGATCTTGTTATTAAAATTCCAGCAATTTTTAGCGATCACTGCACACCCCGTATTTTAGTCATGGAGCAACTCAATGGTGTTCGCTTAAGTGATCACAAACAACTTCAAGAATCTGAGATCAATCGCGAACAGATTGTGGCTTCTGGGCTCAAAGCTTTTTTTAAAATGGTATTTCGTGATGGTATTTTTCACGGTGATCTTCACGCGGGTAATTTATTTATTCTGCCAGACAATAAAATCGGCCTTGTTGATTTTGGCGTTGTAGGTCGTGTATCTCAAAAAACTAAAGACTCTGTGGCAAATATGCTTATTGCCCTTGCCACAGAAAACTACGAACTTCTCACCTATGAATATATTGATCTTGCTCCGTACAATCATGAAGTTAATTTTGATCAATTCACACGTGAAGTGCGTGACCTCATCGCACCTTATCACGGAATGACTTTTAAAAATGTGAACTTTGGAAAACTCTTAATGGATTCAACTTCCATTGCAGCAAAACACAATATCGTTATGCCATCAGAGTTAATGCTGTTTTTCAAAGCTATCGTTACAGTTGAAGGCATGGGCCGTACGATTATAAAAGACTTTGATCTTTTGAGTTACGCAATGGAATTTGCCCAAGAAATAATTAAAGCAAAATATGACCCTCAAAGAATCATGAAAGATCTTACAACCGTAGCACGTGACTCTACATCTCTGCTTTACACTTTACCGCGTCAACTTAAACAACTTATGCGCAAACTCAACAGCAATGATTTTGCCATTGATATCAACCTTGCGCAAATTGAAGATCTTAAACGCTCCGTTGAAACAAACGGAACACTCACTTATTTGGGTCTTGTCATCGGCAGTTTGGTTATTGCAAGTACGATGGCACTTAATATGGGAAAAGGTCCTCAATTCTACGAAATTCCCATCCTCAGTATACTTGGATATTTCTCAGCATTTTTCTTAGGCATAGTCGCATTTTATAATCATATTAAAAAATAA
- the rnr gene encoding ribonuclease R: MKKHRGRGNKNSTVTGFVKRNADGFGFLIPDDKELVDVYLPRKTMLGIMSGDRVEAESFRENDGRFSGEVKQILSRAMTQIVGKFHKTGFEGSGVIIDDSKAWGHDLKIRSELTKNAQEGQLVVVKISDYPDSSEGFNGEVVEILGTHGDPLLDTKQVLYNHHIPVEFSPMNLKQVDQIPNEVSESDWQGRKDLRSKKFVTIDGATARDFDDAVYAEKDGSGFRVWVAIADVSHYVKEGTPLDRDAYERGTSVYFPDMVVPMLPEKLSNGLCSLNPHIPRLALVAEMKLDFSGNVVDSDFYEAVFMSHHRLIYGEVEDMVNGFDNPKYLDVLPELRLMADIARILMKKRFHEGSLDLDIPESQILIDATGVPTDVVRGDRLFAHRLIEELMLMANVAVAKFIAKSGKPSLYRIHEEPFADALKNLEVMAHNWGLRVRFGTGMTQKNLMKMLEFVRDKPEEHILSILILRSMKQAQYSEENAGHFGLAFDCYTHFTSPIRRYPDLIVHRVLKKIINKTHSGLGADEELDRMATAGNILSACEQRSVKAERELKGIKKCRFMQRYVGETFDGMITGIAKFGIFVQLRTYDIDGLVKLDTLQGDRFQYDEEKQKLIGRKTGTVISLGDPVKIKVLRADPEAQEIDFEWIDQKYADTNNRPTNRTNDQERGETSPNSGSVRETRFSQYRGKSEAGPIHSKKNRKKRGTGKPKRR, encoded by the coding sequence ATGAAAAAACACCGTGGACGTGGCAACAAAAATTCAACTGTAACAGGATTCGTTAAAAGAAATGCCGATGGCTTTGGCTTTCTCATTCCCGACGACAAAGAGCTTGTAGACGTCTATCTCCCCCGTAAAACCATGCTAGGCATTATGAGCGGTGATCGCGTAGAAGCTGAAAGCTTTCGCGAAAATGACGGTCGTTTTTCAGGCGAAGTTAAACAGATACTCTCTCGAGCAATGACCCAAATTGTGGGCAAATTTCATAAAACTGGCTTTGAAGGTTCAGGCGTCATCATCGATGATAGTAAAGCCTGGGGGCACGATCTCAAAATTCGCTCAGAGTTAACAAAAAATGCTCAAGAGGGCCAATTAGTCGTCGTTAAAATTTCTGATTACCCTGATTCTTCTGAAGGTTTTAACGGTGAAGTAGTGGAGATCTTAGGAACTCACGGTGACCCACTCCTTGATACAAAACAAGTACTATACAATCATCATATACCTGTTGAATTTTCGCCCATGAATTTAAAACAAGTAGATCAGATTCCTAATGAAGTGAGTGAAAGTGATTGGCAAGGGCGTAAAGATCTTCGCAGTAAAAAATTCGTAACAATTGACGGCGCAACAGCGCGAGATTTTGACGACGCTGTTTACGCTGAAAAAGACGGTTCAGGTTTTCGTGTTTGGGTTGCAATTGCTGATGTTAGCCATTACGTAAAAGAAGGCACACCACTTGATCGCGATGCTTATGAACGCGGCACGAGTGTTTATTTTCCTGATATGGTTGTGCCCATGCTTCCAGAAAAACTCTCAAACGGCCTTTGCTCACTTAACCCGCACATTCCACGCCTTGCTCTTGTTGCCGAAATGAAATTAGATTTTTCAGGAAACGTTGTTGATTCAGATTTTTACGAAGCTGTGTTCATGAGTCATCACCGCCTGATTTACGGCGAAGTTGAAGATATGGTAAACGGTTTTGATAATCCTAAATACCTCGATGTACTGCCAGAGCTTAGGCTTATGGCCGATATCGCGCGCATTTTAATGAAGAAGCGATTTCACGAGGGAAGTCTTGATCTTGATATTCCTGAATCACAAATATTAATTGATGCCACAGGTGTTCCCACAGATGTTGTTCGTGGTGATCGACTATTTGCACACCGATTAATTGAAGAATTAATGTTGATGGCAAATGTTGCTGTTGCAAAATTTATTGCAAAATCAGGCAAGCCCTCACTTTACCGTATTCATGAAGAACCCTTTGCAGATGCACTTAAAAACCTTGAAGTAATGGCACACAACTGGGGTTTACGCGTTCGTTTTGGTACTGGGATGACACAAAAAAATCTTATGAAAATGCTTGAGTTCGTACGGGATAAACCTGAAGAGCATATTTTAAGTATTTTAATTTTACGTTCAATGAAACAGGCCCAGTATTCTGAAGAAAATGCAGGTCATTTTGGTTTAGCATTTGATTGTTATACTCATTTCACCTCACCCATCAGACGGTATCCTGACTTGATCGTACATAGAGTGCTTAAGAAAATTATCAATAAAACACACTCTGGCCTTGGCGCGGATGAAGAATTAGATCGTATGGCAACGGCCGGGAACATCTTATCCGCATGCGAGCAACGCTCTGTAAAAGCAGAAAGAGAGCTCAAAGGAATTAAAAAATGCCGCTTTATGCAGCGCTATGTAGGCGAAACCTTTGATGGAATGATTACAGGCATTGCAAAATTCGGTATCTTTGTTCAATTGCGAACATATGATATAGATGGTTTAGTTAAACTTGATACCCTACAAGGCGATCGGTTTCAATACGATGAAGAGAAACAAAAACTCATCGGACGCAAGACTGGAACAGTCATCAGTTTAGGTGACCCAGTAAAAATTAAAGTTTTGCGAGCTGATCCAGAAGCACAAGAAATTGATTTTGAATGGATAGACCAAAAATATGCCGATACTAACAACAGGCCGACAAATAGGACAAACGATCAAGAACGCGGGGAGACTTCGCCAAATAGTGGGAGTGTTCGCGAAACACGGTTTTCACAATATCGCGGAAAGAGCGAAGCTGGGCCAATACATTCTAAGAAAAATCGCAAAAAACGAGGCACTGGAAAACCTAAGCGCCGCTGA